The Candidatus Neomarinimicrobiota bacterium DNA window AGCACCTGTCAATTGTGATACGGCAGTAATTCCGTATTCCTCACAGTAATCAATCATTCCATCCAGGACTGTCACTCCCGCCGCTGGATCTCTGAAGTTCGCCGTGCCAACCTGAACAGCCGACGCCCCGGCCAGCATATACTCAACCGCATCGCTCCCGCTGGTAATACCACCGATGCCGATGACCGGGATATCTACGGCTGATGCAATTCTGTGCACGCAGGCGATCCCGATGGGACGGATGGCGGGGCCGGAAAGTCCACCGATTCCTGTTGCGATATTTGACTGTTGCGATGAGGTATCGACGCTCATGCCGAAAACGGTATTGATGGCAGAAACGGCATCGGCTCCTCCCTCCTCGGCGGCTTTGGCAATCTCCACAATGTCGGTAACATTAGGCGACAGCTTTATAATCAGCATCTTCTGTGTCCGCAGCCTCAATTCCTTAGTGAGAGTGAGCGTCATCTCAGGATCGACTGCGAACTCCATCTTGCCGCCTTCCACGTTGGGGCACGAAATATTGATCTCGTAACCAGCGATTGGACCGTCCGCTTTCTCCAGCTTCTCCATCACATTCGCGTAATCAGATACGGTAAAGCCGGCAATATTGGTGATAATCTTTGTCTCAAAGGATTCGTACAGCGGCAGCATTTCACTGATGTAACGGTCGACGCCGATGTTGGCCAGTCCGATTGAATTGAGCATCCCTGACGGCGTCTCAACCACTCGCGGCGGCGGATTGCCTTCCCGCGGCTGAAGAGTGATGGACTTCGTTACGATGGCACCTAGCCTGTTGATGTCTACC harbors:
- a CDS encoding dihydroorotate dehydrogenase, which codes for MAVNVSITIGGVEFSNPVFVASGTFGYGVETPDLVDINRLGAIVTKSITLQPREGNPPPRVVETPSGMLNSIGLANIGVDRYISEMLPLYESFETKIITNIAGFTVSDYANVMEKLEKADGPIAGYEINISCPNVEGGKMEFAVDPEMTLTLTKELRLRTQKMLIIKLSPNVTDIVEIAKAAEEGGADAVSAINTVFGMSVDTSSQQSNIATGIGGLSGPAIRPIGIACVHRIASAVDIPVIGIGGITSGSDAVEYMLAGASAVQVGTANFRDPAAGVTVLDGMIDYCEEYGITAVSQLTGALKDEP